A single window of Colletes latitarsis isolate SP2378_abdomen chromosome 4, iyColLati1, whole genome shotgun sequence DNA harbors:
- the Yem gene encoding yemanuclein isoform X1: protein MSEAKRVPLQTLEFPESLGYVAKKEKKGEKGKQLAPSFRFTLTLPESNEKACPEFNYAQLLKSAEKKRRKEQKRGEENATNGLSFDDDDDDDKLRDMARRFEAKYGTSTTGRKRHKYDDYVDLGAGYDENDSFIDNTDAYDELVPEEVTTAHGGFYINCGALEFRTADRHVLVHNNNNNNNNNSNDDESSESSEEDTEDVDSPKRSEKRALSTTDEDETEDITGDQPTKKQKVDENGEKKAQETIIRKKKKQQNLQDQQNSQQYGDTSNRRKEKGETTDAEVSEDQEDKKKSDKIDTQKSKSTSDKKFDIKKFEKKTSNSNGFDGKKLELKKLGGKDSNIDDAIESVVNAARIEDESSRDTTDSGKSRCIGTESECDDIDKEGAPLPDSLPENVIEIVNKLKAHAENSKEGKTKFFNTSVNALLFSLEKNLRMLSSTSLRSETYGHLARFLPCSKMALQNRAKKLYVQDLDYKIKDLMQRLTDVINKIMPSVVRKYLDECQKVAEGNPHLYWDIVYRYCWEMEGSPADAVSSDDDDNCENSDKAKIPKKRFPWTEEAKELVCEIANARRQCYNVLRPRKLNMYTFVGSYLLRQVLPLWPQGYMTAHTLLKFVDDSEPVTKKKPKKSKEVGNGNTTSSSGNLVYNSTAKIETSNINSTSSQEREKAPTSVSKVQNTTENSTNYVKQGTTKSNDNTEKKQHSIKHKDKNKDACNSAQHHENATVTTSNSTVGKISVVPTAQLMAQKPAKCHVEKINLMDLANSSLSITPVNEFHKSSTKVNENKKDVVSITAYSETSNVLPNTNEVPQSGHHSVHRQEALYSCTQSQHSNYPVSNQTTQHSKPISLKHRLLNENNETKNDKKIEDKDIDVVNKTEKRDKKRERCVEIKHKSHDVKKRKKDPKVLEKQVGHINSDIVPMQQQQQPLLTKEEQEQRQNEETIAATNYLSQIINDDVIPRGITDKRKDAGIILEEPVSNVVQPTEQEKDVQMVMRSLKELQELQEMKYSPSNSPVNTNMQKPNKSSVQCTTYPDEYSRLYLKKDKLKSKEESQW, encoded by the exons ATGTCAGAGGCTAAACGGGTACCTTTGCAGACCTTGGAGTTTCCGGAGTCCTTGGGCTACGTTGCGAAGAAGGAGAAAAAGGGGGAAAAGGGCAAACAGCTCGCGCCCTCCTTCCGCTTCACACTCACCCTGCCAGAGTCGAACGAGAAGGCATGTCCTGAGTTCAACTATGCACAGCTCCTCAAATCAGCCGAG aagAAACGTAGGAAAGAGCAGAAGAGAGGCGAAGAAAATGCAACTAACGGACTATCGTTTGACGACGATGATGACGATGATAAGCTCCGAGATATGGCAAGACGATTTGAAGCAAAATAT GGAACGTCGACTACGGGAAGGAAAAGGCATAAATACGACGATTATGTGGATCTGGGAGCTGGATATGATGAGAATGATTCTTTCATCGACAATACCGATGCG TATGATGAACTTGTACCAGAAGAGGTGACTACAGCACATGGAGGTTTTTATATTAATTGTGGAGCGCTGGAATTTAGGACGGCTGATCGACATGTATTGGTtcacaataataataacaacaacaataacaatAGCAATGATGACGAAAGTAGCGAAAGCAGCGAGGAAGATACCGAAGATGTGGATAGCCCTAAAAGATCAGAAAAAAGAGCTCTTAGCACAACAGATGAAGATGAAACTGAGGATATTACTGGTGATCAACCAACAAAA AAACAAAAAGTAGATGAAAATGGAGAAAAGAAAGCTCAGGAAACTATTAtcagaaagaaaaagaaacagcaAAATTTACAAGATCAGCAAAATTCCCAACAATACGGCGATACTTCGAACAGACGAAAGGAGAAAGGTGAAACTACAGATGCAGAAG tttCAGAGGATCAAGAAGACAAGAAAAAATCTGATAAAATAGATACACAAAAGAGTAAAAGTACGTCGgataaaaaatttgatataaaaaaGTTTGAAAAAAAGACATCTAACAGTAACGGGTTTGATGGAAAGAAGTTAGAATTAAAAAAGTTAGGTGGTAAAGATAGTAATATTGATGATGCAATAGAGAGTGTAGTTAACGCTGCGAGAATTGAGGACGAATCAAGTAGAGACACTACAGATTCTGGCAAATCTAGGTGTATAGGTACGGAATCTGAATGTGATGATATTGATAAAGAAGGAGCACCTTTGCCTGATTCCCTTCCAGAGAATGTTATAGAAAtagttaataaattaaaagctcATGCCGAAAATAGTAAAGAAGGAAAGACTAAATTTTTCAATACATCAGTAAATGCATTATTGTTTAG TTTAGAGAAAAATTTGAGAATGCTTTCTTCTACAAGTTTGAGATCAGAAACATATGGGCATCTAGCGCGATTCTTACCATGTAGTAAAATGGCCCTCCAAAATAGGGCAAAGAAATTGTATGTACAGGATCTTGACTATAAAATCAAGGATCTTATGCAAAG gtTAACAGATGTTATCAATAAAATAATGCCATCTGTGGTGCGCAAATATCTTGATGAATGTCAAAAAGTCGCCGAAGGAAa TCCTCATTTATACTGGGATATAGTATACCGGTACTGTTG GGAAATGGAGGGATCACCGGCTGATGCTGTGAGTTCCGATGATGATGACAATTGTGAAAATTCAGATAAGGCAAAAATTCCTAAAAAACGATTCCCTTGGACTGAGGAAGcaaa AGAACTTGTTTGTGAAATCGCGAATGCCAGGAGACAATGTTACAATGTCTTAAGaccaagaaaattaaatatgTACACTTTTGTCGGGTCGTATTTGCTTCGACAAGTACTACCATTATGGCCGCAAGGATATATGACGGCGCAtactttattaaaatttgttgatGACTCGGAACCTGT CACGAAGAAGAAACCGAAGAAATCGAAAGAGGTCGGCAATGGCAATACCACGAGTTCTTCGGGAAATCTAGTGTACAATTCAACTGCAAAGATTGAAACatcaaatattaatagcaccTCCTCTCAGGAAAGAGAAAAAGCTCCAACAAGTGTATCTAAAGTTCAAAATACCACGGAAAATTCTACAAATTATGTGAAACAAGGAACAACAAAGTCAAACGATAATACCGAAAAGAAACAACATAGTATAAAACATAAGGATAAAAATAAGGATGCTTGTAACTCGGCACAGCATCATGAAAATGCGACGGTTACTACTAGTAATTCTACTGTAGGTAAAATTTCTGTTGTGCCCACAGCTCAATTGATGGCTCAAAAGCCAGCTAAATGTCAcgtagaaaaaattaatttgatgGATTTAGCTAATAGTTCTCTTTCTATTACTCCGGTTAACGAGTTCCACAAATCGTCTACAAAagtgaatgaaaataaaaaagatgTAGTTTCTATTACGGCTTATTCTGAAACTTCGAATGTTCTTCCAAATACAAATGAAGTGCCTCAAAGTGGACATCATTCCGTACACAGACAGGAAGCTTTATACTCATGTACACAGTCTCAACATTCTAACTATCCTGTATCAAATCAAACAACACAACATTCAAAACCTATATCCTTAAAGCATAGGTTACTGAATGAAAATAATGAAAccaaaaatgataaaaaaatagAAGACAAAGATATCGATGTGGTTAATAAGACTGAAAAAAGAGATAAAAAGCGGGAACGGTGCGTGGAAATTAAGCATAAATCACATGATGTTAAAAAAAGGAAGAAGGATCCAAAGGTACTGGAAAAACAAGTTGGGCATATTAACTCAGACATAGTGCCtatgcagcagcaacagcaaccattGCTTACAAAGGAAGAACAGGAGCAAAGACAAAACGAAGAGACAATTGCTGCTACTAATTATTTGAGTCAAATCATTAACGATGATGTAATTCCGAGAGGAATAACAGATAAACGAAAAGATGCTGGAATTATTCTAGAAGAACCTgtaagtaatgtagtacaaccaaCGGAACAAGAAAAAGATGTGCAAATGGTGATGAGATCATTAAAAGAACTCCAAGAGTTACAAGAAATGAAGTACTCCCCGAGTAACTCACCAGTTAACACTAATATGCAAAAACCTAACAAGTCAAGTGTGCAGTGTACTACTTATCCGGACGAATATTCACGCTTATATCTTAAAAAAGATAAACTAAAGTCTAAAGAAGAGTCACAATGGTAA
- the Yem gene encoding yemanuclein isoform X2 — MSEAKRVPLQTLEFPESLGYVAKKEKKGEKGKQLAPSFRFTLTLPESNEKACPEFNYAQLLKSAEKKRRKEQKRGEENATNGLSFDDDDDDDKLRDMARRFEAKYGTSTTGRKRHKYDDYVDLGAGYDENDSFIDNTDAYDELVPEEVTTAHGGFYINCGALEFRTADRHVLVHNNNNNNNNNSNDDESSESSEEDTEDVDSPKRSEKRALSTTDEDETEDITGDQPTKKQKVDENGEKKAQETIIRKKKKQQNLQDQQNSQQYGDTSNRRKEKGETTDAEVSEDQEDKKKSDKIDTQKSKSTSDKKFDIKKFEKKTSNSNGFDGKKLELKKLGGKDSNIDDAIESVVNAARIEDESSRDTTDSGKSRCIGTESECDDIDKEGAPLPDSLPENVIEIVNKLKAHAENSKEGKTKFFNTSVNALLFSLEKNLRMLSSTSLRSETYGHLARFLPCSKMALQNRAKKLYVQDLDYKIKDLMQRLTDVINKIMPSVVRKYLDECQKVAEGNPHLYWDIVYRYCWEMEGSPADAVSSDDDDNCENSDKAKIPKKRFPWTEEAKELVCEIANARRQCYNVLRPRKLNMYTFVGSYLLRQVLPLWPQGYMTAHTLLKFVDDSEPVEVIQLD, encoded by the exons ATGTCAGAGGCTAAACGGGTACCTTTGCAGACCTTGGAGTTTCCGGAGTCCTTGGGCTACGTTGCGAAGAAGGAGAAAAAGGGGGAAAAGGGCAAACAGCTCGCGCCCTCCTTCCGCTTCACACTCACCCTGCCAGAGTCGAACGAGAAGGCATGTCCTGAGTTCAACTATGCACAGCTCCTCAAATCAGCCGAG aagAAACGTAGGAAAGAGCAGAAGAGAGGCGAAGAAAATGCAACTAACGGACTATCGTTTGACGACGATGATGACGATGATAAGCTCCGAGATATGGCAAGACGATTTGAAGCAAAATAT GGAACGTCGACTACGGGAAGGAAAAGGCATAAATACGACGATTATGTGGATCTGGGAGCTGGATATGATGAGAATGATTCTTTCATCGACAATACCGATGCG TATGATGAACTTGTACCAGAAGAGGTGACTACAGCACATGGAGGTTTTTATATTAATTGTGGAGCGCTGGAATTTAGGACGGCTGATCGACATGTATTGGTtcacaataataataacaacaacaataacaatAGCAATGATGACGAAAGTAGCGAAAGCAGCGAGGAAGATACCGAAGATGTGGATAGCCCTAAAAGATCAGAAAAAAGAGCTCTTAGCACAACAGATGAAGATGAAACTGAGGATATTACTGGTGATCAACCAACAAAA AAACAAAAAGTAGATGAAAATGGAGAAAAGAAAGCTCAGGAAACTATTAtcagaaagaaaaagaaacagcaAAATTTACAAGATCAGCAAAATTCCCAACAATACGGCGATACTTCGAACAGACGAAAGGAGAAAGGTGAAACTACAGATGCAGAAG tttCAGAGGATCAAGAAGACAAGAAAAAATCTGATAAAATAGATACACAAAAGAGTAAAAGTACGTCGgataaaaaatttgatataaaaaaGTTTGAAAAAAAGACATCTAACAGTAACGGGTTTGATGGAAAGAAGTTAGAATTAAAAAAGTTAGGTGGTAAAGATAGTAATATTGATGATGCAATAGAGAGTGTAGTTAACGCTGCGAGAATTGAGGACGAATCAAGTAGAGACACTACAGATTCTGGCAAATCTAGGTGTATAGGTACGGAATCTGAATGTGATGATATTGATAAAGAAGGAGCACCTTTGCCTGATTCCCTTCCAGAGAATGTTATAGAAAtagttaataaattaaaagctcATGCCGAAAATAGTAAAGAAGGAAAGACTAAATTTTTCAATACATCAGTAAATGCATTATTGTTTAG TTTAGAGAAAAATTTGAGAATGCTTTCTTCTACAAGTTTGAGATCAGAAACATATGGGCATCTAGCGCGATTCTTACCATGTAGTAAAATGGCCCTCCAAAATAGGGCAAAGAAATTGTATGTACAGGATCTTGACTATAAAATCAAGGATCTTATGCAAAG gtTAACAGATGTTATCAATAAAATAATGCCATCTGTGGTGCGCAAATATCTTGATGAATGTCAAAAAGTCGCCGAAGGAAa TCCTCATTTATACTGGGATATAGTATACCGGTACTGTTG GGAAATGGAGGGATCACCGGCTGATGCTGTGAGTTCCGATGATGATGACAATTGTGAAAATTCAGATAAGGCAAAAATTCCTAAAAAACGATTCCCTTGGACTGAGGAAGcaaa AGAACTTGTTTGTGAAATCGCGAATGCCAGGAGACAATGTTACAATGTCTTAAGaccaagaaaattaaatatgTACACTTTTGTCGGGTCGTATTTGCTTCGACAAGTACTACCATTATGGCCGCAAGGATATATGACGGCGCAtactttattaaaatttgttgatGACTCGGAACCTGT GGAGGTGATTCAGTTGGATTAG